Genomic DNA from Macadamia integrifolia cultivar HAES 741 chromosome 6, SCU_Mint_v3, whole genome shotgun sequence:
agaccctagccactcaggtggactaaggctggacccttcttcctctcatatttccttccataatgtggatctacatcacccGCCTCCAGCGACATCTGCTATTATGGTATCTTGTGTTCTTCTatacaaaaattataaaaatcttCACCGGGTTGAGATGGAGAATAATGACAAAACATCCTTATAGTAGTCaatatttttttggggaaattaACCTTTCTGCTATGTTACTTGAATATAGGCAGGAATTTTAGGAAGTATGCAAAATCTATATGAAACTGTAAAGAAGGCACAGATGGTTGTTCAAGTTGAAGCAGTGCGTGTACAGAAAGAACTTGCTGCATGCATACTATttccaaacccctttttcatCTTAATGCTTTTGCTATTGGAATActgaattttccttttcattttttttttctctcttctgcaGAACAGAGTTTGATGGTTACTGTGAAGGTGAACTAATAAAGGTATCCAATATTTTATCATGATTTAAAAATCGGTTCAAAGTTAGATCAATTGGCTCATGAATCAATGCCAGTTTAACTGTTAGGAGCTGAGATTGATCTTAATTTGCCCTATATCATCTCAGATTTGCAAATACTTGTCACCCTTCATCTTCTATCtcagtttttcttattttctaaatgaAAGGTGCTTCTTTATCTTCCCATATTAGTGAATTGGGAGGTTGTAGTATCCAAAAGAGTAGAACATTGTTGttatattcatttttgtctGAATTCCAAGATTTTCATTAGTGCTGAACAAACTTATTAACATCAGATTAACCCATTTTATGCTATTTTATCATTTAAACATAAAGAGAAGTATTTTAATAACACAAATTTGAGGCATTTGGCattacttttttcctttttctttaaggGACTCCACTCTTATCTATAGTCAAATTTTCTCTAGGTTACACTTTCTGGAAACCAGCAACCTGTACGCACTGAGATAACTGAGGCTGCAATGGAGCTAGGACCAGAAGTAAGTGAATATTTGTTTTGTTAAGCTGGTTAtgcatttctttctttcattctttacAAAATTTATAATCTTGCTGGCTTTCCTGAGGTTCCTTATGCATTACTGAATAATCCTCATAACGATATGAACAATTGGACTCTCTCTGGAGATCCATGGTACAATCCACATCAAAAAAATATACCGTGACTCGTCACAAACTCAAAATGTATGAAATGATGAGGGGTGCACTTTGAAAGGTACGTTGACACAAAGTTTCAAAAGCTGCTAAGTCTTTTGCTTTTTCACATATTGTCTACTAGTTGTTTCTTTTAAATTGATAAAGGGCATAGTACATGATGCTCCCACTGCGGGGTCtggagagggtcataatgtacacaaccttacccctgcttcgcagagTTGCTATTTCCCAACGTGAACCTGTGACCCCTAGGTCACAGTGGAGAAACCCTACCGTCGCGCCAAGGCCCACCCTCCCTTATTTTAAATTGATGAAGGATCAAATTTTCACCTTCCTGTAACCGTACAATTTAACACACTTAGAGCTGCTTGATCACATCTTTGGTTCAGATATTTGGGCTGTGGAACACCACTTCTGGCCTAATGGTTTAATAGTATATTTATCTGCTCCATGCGCTCTGTTCACTACTCAGGGTGTAATAGAACAACCCTAGATGATATAGAATCTGCTTAGGttcatttgtttaattttgatgGTAGGATTCATTCTAGTTCCTAttggaagtgaagtgaaattaaaacTGCCCCCCTctaccaaaaaaggaaacttttgtaatcattgcCAGCAGTGATTATAACTAAATCAagtaaaattttactttacttctCAACCAAATTCATTGCACTTGAATGGGGGAATAACGATGCCATGAAAAGTTTAATTACCATATTTggtaagattttaatttaaatgCAGAGTCATGATTCATGATTGtaaaagtttccatttttatctattttaatCTCATCTTTTCTCTTAATTTCCCTCTTGAAATTGTTTCAATTTGGATGTGTGAAACTTCATCTGAGATTCTGGGATAAATAAAGAATATACATTACATGCTATTGACTTCTGTccttacaaaaataataatgtaAGGATATTaatgatttgaaaaaaataaaaatgaatataCAATACATGCAAGTCGACATGATATGATTTTGTAGAGATGTGGAGATCATAGGACTTGGAGCCTGGTATGAAGGGTCTCTCAGTCATGAAATTATTTTTCTGATTGATATTGTTTATTTCTTTGACCCAATAAAGtatgaaataagaaaaaataaaataaaaatacttaaaaaaaagggtttttcaTAATATTCAGAAAATATTGTTTTTATAAAGTAATCAAACTAATGATTTCCGTTAGCTTTTGACAGTAtttaaaaatctcaaaaactgatagttgtcacggtgtctAGGCGACTCAAGGCGACACCAACATGGCAACCAAGGCATCCATGGCACCCATctaggcgaccaaggcaccTGGACGTGTAGGCGACGCCTCGACAACTAAAGTTATATTTTTTAAGCTCTATCTTTATTTCCAGTCAAGTACCAATGCCTTGGCCAACTACTCCTGCATGCAACCCTAATCGGATTCAGAGCTCTTGAAATTTCATAACTGGTTGGTCGGCTAGTTTCAGATTCTCATGTACTTTTGTATATACTTGGTTGCATGATACTGGAAAGATCATTCATACTCTTTGTTTCTGATAAATATCACTCGTACCATCTAAAGTATGATGAAAATCTACCTACAAGCAAAAACATAATAACATTTGTCCACAGGCCACAGCTTTATCTTATGCTGTTAATGTAAAGTAAAGGGAAGCTCACTAAATGTTAATATTGCTTTAacctctttttttccccctgggATGAATTACTTTATCCTGACTTGCTTCTCAGTTATATAGCTTAAACTGTGATTTGGGATCAAATGATATTAGGACGTAACATGCATCCTAATTGTGCATGCAGAAGCTCTAGCTCTTAGTTACAGAGGTATACAAGGATGCAAACCAGAAGAGGATAATCTTATTGGTTCTGTTTTCTATGAGGCTAAAGGATGTAATTCTGAAGGGAAGGAAGCCCCGCTGTCTACTTGGAGAGTTGACAAGAGTTAGAAATACGAAGGATTCTTGAAGGACTACACAAGCAAGACGATTAAGGATCAAAGCCACCACCATCTGGACTAATGCTGATGAGGTGCTAAATTTATTACAGCATGAGAGTACAAAACTGGCCGTGGGAGGTGTTTCCTTCTCTATTCAACTTCAAGAATTATCTTTAGGGAGAAGTTCTTCAAATTGGTAAAaaaggtttagtgttttgttCCTGTTGCCCACCATCTAACCAGAAAGGCTAGAAAGAACAGTATTTTGAATGCCGTATAAGATACTATTCCCTGTAATCTCCTTAAatgaattttctcttttcttattaaaaaaataaaataaaattgaaatcagCCAGTGCCGATTCGGATCCCATTAACCTGCTCTTAAATCATTATGCCATAAAATTTTAGTTGTGAGCTTTTTAGTAACAAAATACTCCAAAAATTCTCATTTAGAAATATTATCGCGGGTATTCTACTCATTATATTCAAGTTAGTTAACCAAATGCTACAAGCAGTAGATATAAAAAGTATAGTTCTTCATTTTAAGAGTAAATCCCCTATTGAATTATCCTTGCAAACAGAAGGCACTCAAATTTTCAGACCCACACAAGAATCAACCTTACCAGAGAATAAATGCTAGACCGGTATTGGTGTGTACGTCCTCTGAAGAAGCATGGAGGATCAATTAGAATCACCAGTACAGAAAGCTAAATCAAACTCAACTTTAAGTATAAGGCTCAATTCCTGATGCTTATTGGAATTGAATCACTGAGATAAAGAATTCAACAAAAATGCCTTCTAGCCTCTCCCACCTATTTTAATGAAAACACGGGTAATTCACAGCTGTATGGATTCAAGCAATTTAATACCATGCGCCATCAAATGATCAAATCATCCACTCATTCTGATTTTTTCATATCTTCAACTTGCTGCCTATTAGTATTAGGATTTATATTATAATTTGTATACCATTTTTTCACGGAACAGGTTTTACCATAAAAGCATTTCTAAAAAATCTGGCCTACTGTacaaattagagagagagaagcacaaTCCAAAGTGACTAGAAGTCGGAACACTTTTCAAACACAAATAGCCAGTTCACCGGTTCATCTCCAATGCCAAATTGACGAGGTCATAGGGGAGCACAGATAGTATAAGCAAGGTCCATGGAAGTTCAAAACAGTAGCAGCAGCACAGAggattttaaatgaaatttaagggACAAGACCAAGTAAATCATTTAAGGAGGGTGTTGACAATGGATTTGACGTTGAGCTTCTTAAGGTCTGTGTAGGACTGTCCACAGCCAACAAACATTACAGGTGCTCCTGAGATATAAACCATAGAAAGTGCAGCTCCAACCTGTGTAATGGGATTTAAAGTTCATCATACACAAACACATTGGGAAGCACATTTAACTATGATGATCATGTAAAATTCTCTCACAGAATTGCTCCAATGGCGGATTCATTCCTCTATGTTTGGATAAGAATAAATGTCGGAAACTAACCCCAATATTCCCATGGGAGAATGATTCAATGATCatatccaaaataaaaattattcatACCTTGTCATCAATGGTGTCAAACTTTGTGAGCAGGATTCCATCAATCAACCTGgtatttggtgaggtagagagGTCTGCTAGTTTCTGTGCAAGGAGAAGTAAATTTGTTCAAGCAACAATTTACTTTACCACCAGAAAAAGAGTACGACGATtaaaatgcaatatgatattCTTCTCGTATCAGCTAACCTGACTGAACTTCGATAGTTGATCAACAGCATCATTCCcaaccaatgcttctccaacaaACAGGACTAGATCTGGATTGTTAAGGTTGATGAGCTTGGACAGTGCCCTCATCAGTGGTTCATTGTCCTGAAAAAAACATAATGTAACTGAATTAACAGTGGATCCAGACACAGGAAAACCGTGGCCATCGTCATACAAAAACAGTTTTCAAGTCACAAGACACGATAGCAGGAACATCGGATcgagatcctctccaacccctTCAGCCCCTCCAGTGCGCATCCGACAGCTAGGGGAGACCTGACGCACCCCAAGACACCCAGCCATCGGATGCACGCTGCAGgggctggagaggatccagaCGTGGGAAAACTGTGGCCATCGGATGCATCTGGTTCATCCACCCACCCCCTATGATAAAGGAAAGATTCCTGGGCCTACTCCTTCACTTTTTTAAAACAACCAAAAGCACTAGGTGTGATCTAGTTCTTGTTCGAATAGTCTCAAAGTACTTCAAAGATGCATTTATGGAACCCAACTTTGATACCGCCAGACAGGTGAGAATCAACAGATGCATCTTGGTAAGCCTAATTACCAGTAACCGAAGTAAGCCCTATACTTTACTGAGTGGGAAAAAGAAACATTGGGGAACCTGGTAGAACCAAAGTATGCTTTAGATCTTTTATACCAAAAGTTGACCTGGATGATCATGAGTTGAGAGTCTTGAGACCACCACCCTTGTGGACATTCAGAGCCAGGAAATAGCAAAAAATGCATTTTCCTTCTCCAGTTTATTCTTTCCCTGTTTTCCCTTCAGGCACCATTTGTTTGAATGGGAAATATTTCACAGGAACCGTCTTAGAAGCAAAAGGAAATTGCATTGGTCTGAAAATACAAGAAATTATCTTACTGAAATGTCCCACTAAAATTTGTAAAACTTCAATTTCGTTTTTGGAAAACAACTTCAGTTTAATTTTTTAGATGTAGTTTTCTAAAACTAAGTGGTGGTATATTGGTCAGTGATAGGATCGCTATCCATGGAGGACATAACCCCCATCACATGGTTCGATTCTCTCCTGCACTCAAGCActgcaaaaaggaaaaagaagtgctccgggggggggggggggtttgtgtgacataaatataaatataagctttaaaataaaaacagttttctggaaaattttctccattaaaCAGACGGAGTCCTCCTAGTTCCATCAGCGACTATGATATCTATCTATATTATGTGCCGAAGACATCTGTCTGATCACTTCTATCGTCTAAAGTTTAATTAGTTTACTTGCATCCGCCCTGCTGTCAGATCACTTCTATTGACTAACGATTTttttgtaccacccctaaaaatcTCCATAATTAGGGGTGacccccaaaaatgaaaataagagcTCATATATCCCTCCCTTTCATCAAAAATTTTCTAATAAATCCATTCCGTTAGAATTAAatcgttaagtgatgatgtcagaTGTCAGCAGTCTCATATCTAAATAGCCAAACTACCCTTCTTATGGGTATGTAAACTTACCCTTATACCCTTGACATTAATTAGTAAAGTAACCTATGAAGCAAAGTAGCTTCGACAACCCCTAAACCTCTGCTCTGTAATGGCTTCTTCTATTTTCCAGTTTCATCACCTCCATCTCCTTCTCCTAGTTATAGTTCGTCTCGTCTTTTTTGTCAAcgccatagttgtcatggagtcgcctaggcggcgatttggcatcTCGGCGGAAAAAATAGGTCATGTCAGTCCTACGATTTGCGTCTCACAgttggcggtcgccattggatGCTAGGCATCGACATGGCGACGCCATGGCATGATTTATTCCCTAGGCTGTCgactttacatttttttttttttttttttttttactaacaatattttgtttattatatggcAACGTAAAATTAAAACACCCGACGCCCGAAGAGACCAAAACCCTCGAAGCTTGAACTCTCGAAGAGACCAAAACCCTCAAAGCCAGCAGCCACcgcctgcaacttcttcttcttctccttctccggcagcaagagcgaCCAAAACCCTCGAAGCCAGCAGCCACTGCctacaaattcttcttcttctccttctccggcagcaagagcgacgacttctccttctccggcagcaacagcgacatcttctcttctccggcagcaacaaccacgtcttctccttctccttctccggcagcaacagcgaagtcttctccttctccagcaGCAATAGCGACGTCTtttccttctccggcagcaagaacGACAACAACCACAATACCACATCGCCTGCGACAtctcctccggcagcaagagcgacaaccaggtaagggccccACCTACGAGTAACTTCGATCTTTCTCCTCCTGATCTTTTTTCTGCTccagttcttttcttttatgtagCTTGCCTTCTATTCTCTGCTCCGGTTGGTTATTCTCTGCAACCTCTGCCCTCTGGTTCTTTgagtttctctttgatttttttcagtttcagtaccttctattatttgttttttggtgggttgaaaGAAATGCAAGAATTATCATATGGGTTTAGATGGATTCATGTCATTTTTCTGTTCTTTGTTGTTTTAGCATTTTCGatgtttataatatgttttcctctttagttATATATCTAGTTATCTACTATCTAGAGCTTGATCTAAAGGTgagaaatcatatattttagattgctagaaaaaaaaaatataagaacttgacaatggtcttggttgtgttaagtgaaatgattaagttggatttgtAAGTGTttgattgtctttttttttatgttatcatgttaatgttattggttaacacttaacatactttgttactctgttttgtaacttgtaggataataggaccataggagttcataatggatggAACTATTGGTGGTAGtagtgggggtgataatataagcacggctgcatatgatccatccaaagacccaaccaggaaggccaaatcaaatgaccctgggtggaagtatgggtattggcctgaccttTCAGACAAGAACCTAGTTAAATGcactctttgtggaaaaaacctcaagtgtggaattaaaaggttaaagcaacatttggtgggtGTATATGAAGATGTTGCTAAGTGTACCAAGACAACTGTAGCgattgctacagagatgaatgcagctcttatgcgcaataagaagaaaatgatgcaagacattttggatgatgatgatgttgatgttgatgctggtgatggtgatggtgctgatgtggatgttgatatatcagttgaaggtcaaagacaGTCTGGTAGGACTTCTTCTACAACCTCTAGACTtatccctagctctgggacagctgctaagaaaaagaaagtagtcattcagccacaagtaaggggccccatggatgctcatgttagacggactcctgagcaagtggttgctgagaggcatcttaaaggtagtactcagactactatagagaacaggtttagatcagcggaagaaaaaaagagagttgataatcacattgttgactgggtttatcagtgtggtattccattcaatgctcttaagtcaaggaagtttgaggtgatggtggaatctattgcacagtacgggtcaggatataagcccccaagttatcatgaagtgagAGTGCCATTGTTAAAGGCAACAAATGATAGAACTGCAGAAAtgaataaatatgaagagtattggaagcagtatgggtgcattctaatgactgatgggtggacggataaaagaggaaggcatttaattaatttcctcgttaactgtccagaggggacttattttatggaatctattgatgcatctagtatatctcaaactgcagagaagttgtttgaattgattgacaacaaagttcaagaaattggtgaggactatgttgtgcaagttgtgtcagataatgcatcggcttataaattagccggtacaatgctgatgcagaagaggacaaagctATATTGGACTCCCTGTGTAGCGCATTGCATTGACCTgatgttggaggaaataggattcttgaaatCTAATAGGAATGTGATAAGTAAGGcaaaaaaaagtaaccaacttcatctataagcacacacgcattcttgatgcaatgagggctggaacaaatgggagggatctGGTGAAGACAGcagctactagatttgcaactgcatttctgacacttcaaagcttgttaaaacataaagatgacttaagacatttgtttatttctaaagAATGGACGagttctaatttggcaaagaccgaggctaggaagaaagtggttgagacggtgtttactgtagcattttggaatggtgtggaaaattgtcttagagcttcaaagccacttcttactgtcttgaagattgtggatggtgatgagaggccttctatacctgaggttcaatttgccatggatgaggcaaaaaagaaaataaaagaaaattttggggatagagaaaggcaatacaagaaaGTGTTGGATATTGTTAACAGGCGTTAAGAGATTCAAATGGGGCATcctttgtatggagcagcactatttcttaatcctggcaaatttttttcttataaggaaggtgatgatggtggctaccaaattatatcttctctacagcttgcatttaatgaagtcattgaaagaatgGTACATGAACCAGCTTTTcaagacaagataaatactcaagccactttgTTTAGATATTCTCGAGGT
This window encodes:
- the LOC122080990 gene encoding nucleoid-associated protein At2g24020, chloroplastic-like isoform X7; amino-acid sequence: MRWTAPLFWRTSASPFLLRSGQQEVYLEERRIMMMANQRTEFDGYCEGELIKVTLSGNQQPVRTEITEAAMELGPEATQGDTNMATKASMAPI
- the LOC122080990 gene encoding uncharacterized protein LOC122080990 isoform X6; this encodes MTGKALLAYPQSPSHYPGLEVKDLVTQKIFGFTVYLEERRIMMMANQRTEFDGYCEGELIKVTLSGNQQPVRTEITEAAMELGPEATQGDTNMATKASMAPI
- the LOC122080990 gene encoding uncharacterized protein LOC122080990 isoform X4, which codes for MTGKALLAYPQSPSVLFVLSDRDNCKSISCGFFSFSVYLEERRIMMMANQRTEFDGYCEGELIKVTLSGNQQPVRTEITEAAMELGPEATQGDTNMATKASMAPI